DNA from Mustela lutreola isolate mMusLut2 chromosome 6, mMusLut2.pri, whole genome shotgun sequence:
tccccactcattctctatctttctctctctcataaaaataaataaaatcttaaaaaaagaaaattattcatcTTATCAAAATTTGCAATGTAAATATTTACTGTATCTGATATTATATTCCCTTTAAGTTATTTATCTTTTGTGTGTTTAtgactttttctccccttttcctttcttgcatAATCAATTTGGTCAGAGATTTTTAATATTAGTAGTCtctgtaaatatgtaaaatatttaaaaatgtttcctgctcaaacaacatgtgttggggaggatgtggagaaaggggaaccctcttacactgttggtgggaatgcaagttggtgcagccactttggaaaacaagaaattaaaaatagagcttcccggtgcacctgggtagctcagtggattaaagcctcggccttcggctcaggtcatgatcccagggtcctgggatcgagccccgcttcgggctctctgctcagcagagatcctgcttcctcctctctgcctacttgtgatctctgtctgtcaaataaaaaaataaaatcttaaaaaaaaaaaaatagagcttccctatgaccctgcaattgcactactgggtatttaccccaaagatacagatgtagtgaaaagaagggccatctgcaccccaatgtttatagcagcaatggccacggtcgccaaactgtccaaagaaccaagatgcccttcaacggaacaatggataaggaagatgtggtccatatacactatggagtattatgcctccatcagaaaggatgaatactcaattCTTGTAGCAACATagagggactggaagagattatgccgagtgaaataggtcaagcagagagagtcaattatcatatggtttcacttatttgtggagcataacaaatagcatggaggacaaggggagatggagaggagaagggagttgagagaaattggaaggggaggtgaaccatgagagactatggactctgaaaaacaatctgagggttttgaaggagggggggtggtggtggtggtgggaggttgggggaaccaggtggtgggtattagagagggcacggattgcatggagcactgggtgtggtgcaaaaacaatgctctattgttttatttcattaatttctaaaagtatctttattatttaaatttttaaaaaattattcaatgccctttttctaatttctttttaaaaatattttatttatttatttatttatttatttatcagagagagagagtgcacagataagagcacaagcaggaagaagcagcaggcagagggagaagcagtctccctgctgagcaaggagtctgatgcaggattctatctcaggactctgaggactctgggatcataacctaaacCAAGGCAGATGGGCTCAACCGACggaaccaccctggtgccctctttttctaatttctttctttttttattattaaacttaaaaaaaaagatatatttatttgagaataagagagagagccgcacaagtagggggaaagggcagagggagagggacaagcagactccctggtgagctgggagcccaaagtagggctctattccagaattctgggatcatggcctgagccaaaggcagacattcaactgactgagccacccaggtgccctctttttctaatttcttgaaatAACCGTCCAACTCAAtgactttcaaactttttcttctttttttctttatttttttgaagattttatttattcatttgagagagatagagagaggcagagagagcataagcaggaggagaggcagagggagagggagaatcagactccctgctgagctgagagccagacatggggcttggtcccaggacctagagatcatgacctaagcccaaggtaGATGAtttaccatctgagccacccttgcgtgccccctttttaaaagatttatttatttatttgagagggagagagagcaagagaacatgaGGTAGGGGTAGGGGGGTGAAGgggacggggagagggagaagcagtttcccagCCCTCAACAGTTTAGATAGGCAGGATTTTCAGTATCGTtcagtacaaaatattttaaatcctattattatattttctttagcaTTTGAGTTATTTAGAGATAGGTTTCTAAAGTTTCAAaatacagaggtgcctgggtggctcagtgagttaaagcctctgccttccgctcaggttgtgatctcggggtcctgggatggagcctcgaatagggttctttgctcagtggggagcctgcttcctcctctgtctctttctctatctgcctgcctctctgcttacttgtgatctctctttgtcaaataaataaataaaatctttaaaaaaaaaagttttaaaatacattagaaaacacttaaaattttttccaagcatataataaatattctttgttaCTGCTCTTAAATTGTCTTGGCTTTTGGTCAGCAATTGTATTCTATatgattttgattctttttttctaaatgtctttGTTGTATGTGAAAACAAcatatattttctagtttttcaaaGATTCTACATATTTCCCTAGATCGAGCTTGTTAACTATCTGGTTTCtctcctctttgtcttttgtaattttaaattaaaagttagttttcctttaatattttagattaatttttttttttttaaaagacacatttattcagcgtcatgatcagactattacatttagcaatcaacagcatgggtgcaaaaaaaaaaaaatctacattaaaaccctttgttggaatgctttacactttccacagaacagaaactaaaataacctgttatacaattagtcacaaatacagtcctcgagtttttttgcccatacacatgagtattgtctaaaacatgtcttctttgtagcagctaggccctgccaccactgtgcttggctgagttcacaaatctgttgtaacctgtagcttccctgtcacgtctctggctctcctctcctgctaagctttgttttctggcagtaattaaaaccttctgccactgccatagctgctgctgctgctggaaccaccaTAGCTACCTTGGTTTCGTGGTTTGGCGAGGTATTGGCCTCCACCACCATGAGGGCCAgagcttctgcctccaaaattgcctcctttcatgggtccaaaatttgaggattgattgttgtaattgccaaaatcattatagcttccgccacctccaaagttgcttccatcattaccaaatccgttatagccatccccactgccaccatatccaccaccacctcgactgccaccaaagccacctcGACCACTGAAGTTTCCTCTGCGACCAAAGTTGTCATTCCCACCCAAACCACCTCCACGACcaccaccaaagtttccagaaccacttcgacctctttggctggatgaagcactagccatctcttgcttagagagcgctttccttacttcacagttgtggccattcacagtatggtatttttgaatgacaatcttgtctacagaatcatggtcatcaaatgttacaaaagcaaaacccctctttttgccactgcctcggtcagtcatgatctcaatcacttcgattttcccatactgttcgaaataatctcttagatgatgttcttcagtgtcttctttaatgccaccaacaaaaatctttttcacagttaagtgggcaccaggtctttgagaatcttctcttgagacagccctctttggttccacaactcttccatccaccttgtgtggccttgcattcatggctgcatccacctcctccacagtggcataggtgacaaacccaaagcctctggagcGCTTGGTGTTCGGATCTCTCATTACCACACAGTCCGTAAGTGTTCCCCATTGCTCAAAATGGCTCCTCAGACTCTCATCGGTTGTTTCAAAGCTCAGACCTCCGATGAAGAGCTTCCGCAGCTGTTCAGGCTCTTTGGGAGACTCTGACTTAGACATGACGGCGGTGGGAGGGGAGACTTTAACGATGCTTACTCGGTGGCGTCCACAGGCAGAAAgcagattaattttttaataaagaatctGGCACAGAGAATCAGAGGGCATCTGCGAATGGTCCCAGTCAGACTTGGTGGAGTCTGGGAAGGTTTCTCAGGAAAGGAGTGATCAGCTCCCAGAGGAAAAAGGGGAATGCCTTTCCAGCTTTGACTCATTCTCCCACCCAGAGAG
Protein-coding regions in this window:
- the LOC131834370 gene encoding heterogeneous nuclear ribonucleoprotein A1-like; this encodes MSKSESPKEPEQLRKLFIGGLSFETTDESLRSHFEQWGTLTDCVVMRDPNTKRSRGFGFVTYATVEEVDAAMNARPHKVDGRVVEPKRAVSREDSQRPGAHLTVKKIFVGGIKEDTEEHHLRDYFEQYGKIEVIEIMTDRGSGKKRGFAFVTFDDHDSVDKIVIQKYHTVNGHNCEVRKALSKQEMASASSSQRGRSGSGNFGGGRGGGLGGNDNFGRRGNFSGRGGFGGSRGGGGYGGSGDGYNGFGNDGSNFGGGGSYNDFGNYNNQSSNFGPMKGGNFGGRSSGPHGGGGQYLAKPRNQGSYGGSSSSSSYGSGRRF